The genomic interval AATTTGCGTATTTCGATATTGTGGAGCCTTAGCAGTCTTACAGCTGTGAAAAAGCGCATTGCTTGAATATCATCGAACTAACATTGAATTTGTGTTGTCTATCTTTGCACTCGCTAGCTGGTGGTGGACACATGATATCGGCTCAGgatccgccaccgccaccgctCGCAGCTGATGTTGCACTAGCCTCGTTACAATGCCAATTAGCTTCGGAAAATATTTGTGTTGCGACATCGCATCTCTTGACTTTGATACGAACGCTGAGATTATCCCTCCTATTAATGGACGAAGATACAATCGACGCGGAGGAAAGCTTGCAGGCGCAAGAAACAAAACGAATGACGGAACAAGCCATGACAAAGGCCATCCAGTTGGAGCAACAACTCATGATTCAACGACAGGAGAGCTTGAACAGATGATGCGTATTGATGCGGACCTTCCGATTATTCTCTTTCGCACGAAAGCCAGCATCGTATGATTTGCTTTTCATATTCAACCATCGGATATACTCACTAGATACAGAGATTTGACTCAAAATACAATTACAACTAATCGAACTATGGTAGTCTAGTATCTGAGTCTGACTTAGATTGCAACTTCCGAGTCATCCAGTTTGCACCTTTCACAAGGCCTTTTGACGTCCTGTCAACGACGTGGTGCTTTTGGTTTATTCTCGCCAGACGGTCGCCCACGGCGGCCACGGCATCTCCGCTGGCGCGCGCAACATCGCCTGCCTTCGTTTCTGTCGTCGCAGCCACAGCTGCGCCGCCCGCAGCGATCAAAGCTACTCCTGGTCCAACTAACAAAAACCCGGTAACACACCCCAAAGTGGCTGCGCCACCAATTTGCCGTTTTGTAGCACGGCCATTCGTGGAACCCCTTTCCTGACTGTTACTTGCTTTCTCCGATAACacatcttcttcttttttctgcCTCTTGAAAAGCATAGTGCTATATTTGCTGATGTTCTCTCTTTGTAGGATGGTTCGTTCAACGCCGAAGTACTACTCTTATTTTCGCTGCCGCTTCTACGAGTCAATTCTTTCTGTTAGCAGCTTCTTTTGCCGTTTCTTGCTTTTATTCGTGTTTCTCAACGACGCATCACGGCTGATCCAATTACGTCAGACGATGATGTCGTAACGATTTTTACAATGAGACTGTTTTTATTTTGGCAGTAAAAAATGCCAGGGTTGTGtttttttactgttaacgCTTGTTTACGTCGATAATCTCGATGTAGTCATCCTGTTCCTAACAGTCACCTTGCTGGGGTACGTAAATGACGTGCAACAAATGCTCTCGAAAATGCACCTCCAAGCTTCGGCAACTCTGTCGACGCCAATCTAGAAAGTTCCCCTACTGAACTTCCGAACTTGTCGAGCGCAAGCTTTTTCGGGACGGGTTCCTCAAGATCTGCCCTGGAGAGTAATGTCCGCGTTCGCTTAACATTTTTTGCATCAACGCTCCCCAAAAGTGGCAAGGTCGGAGCAAGGTTGAACGTGAAGTCTTGCTCCATATTCGCCTCTGTAGCAACTTCAAAAGACTCTTGCTGTATTCGTAGGAGTTTGTCTCCTTCCGTTAGGATAAATAAAGAAATTGGTAAATCTCTTGGCTTGCTTCCCCAATTCGACCTTGACGATAATGGCTCGTTGGCAGACATAGATACAACCTTACCGGAAATTCTCTGGGCGTAaattttgctttgtttgcCCGTCAAAGCGTCGATTGAGATAACTCTAGACTCATCTGACTCATTTTCGTGAAGAGCAAGAAGAACAATATCTGCCCCGGTCAAATAGAGAGAATCTGTAATTTCTGACGTGCTTCGGATCGGTTTGGTCACCGCCCATGACCAACCCAAATTTCTCGGGCCGTTGACACCAAATGGCGATTGCAAAGTGACGCCTGATTTTGACACCGATAACACCATGTCATGAAGCTTTCTCGATCGAAGAAAGTCAATTGACTGTATTACTTCGCCAACAGTATCCAGATGAGTAAGGGATGAAAGAAATGTGACTTCGGAATGGTCCCATAATGTGATGGTGTTGCCATATCCGATGGCAAGGATACTTGAATCCTTTGAAAAGCTCATTGCATTCGGACCTGTTGCAAAGTTTGAATAGCCGGAAGGATTTGTAATTTTGCATTCACACAACCATGATGGCATTCGATTCTCGTTTGCCTGTCTGGTTTCTAGCGAGAGTTGTCGCCACATGCGGAAAGCGTTTTCGTCTGCACTTGCAGTGCAAGCATACTTTCCGTCACATGAAAGAGTGACTGCTGAAACGCGATTTCTAATTCCGTGAGGATGGGTCATTGCGGCAACAACTTCATACGGCTTTGATCCTGTAGACTCCTTCCAAAACCTAAGTGTGGTAACGACACCAACGGAAGATCCATCAGGCAGTCGCTGCTCAGCTCCTACGCATGCATTTTCTGTCGGTGCAGTGTCGACCGTTATTAGATCAGCTCCTGTTTCAGAAAAGTGAGAATGGGAGATTGAAGGTGAAGGCATTGGACTGTCGCCTTTTTCTGTTCTGCTCACTCGATTGTAAGGAGCAACTTCCAATACCTTCGATACTTGTTGTGCATCCGGATCATACCAATGAATGTATCCTGGAGCTCCGCCAAGGCTGGCCAAAACGATTTTTTCAGGATTCTGGGGATTGATGCTCATTCTTGGAGAGGATGGTATGATTGCCCGTCCTGGCGAAACGGCCAACCCTTGAACCTTCCAACACTGAGAGCGATTATGTAACTCAAACAGGTGCAACGCGTTGTCAGAGCTGTAGACAAGAATTCCATTCGCCTGCCCCGACTGCTCGATACAGAGTAAGTGGACAATTCCTCCAAGTGCAATTCTGGGTAGTACATCGGCTGGTCGATAAGTTCCTCGCGAGAGCTGCCATGTAATCAAAACGCTCTCCTCGCCTCCACTGTACAGCATTGGCTCTGCGGCTGAATTGACAGCGTCGTATGAGAGCGAAGAAACTGAATGTGCGTGCCAATGCAGCTTTCGCGATACCATAGTTTTGGAAGGATGCGTTGGCTTCTCCAAACTAACAGAGCCGCTTTCGTCCGATCCTGTCTTGTAGCGTTCCTTCAAGATGCAATACTCCTCAGCAAGCGCCAGCAAGTTTTCCATGACCCTGATTTCTCCAGAATAGTAGCCACAAGCAATGTCTTTTCCATTTGGTGAAACTGCAATTGCT from Phaeodactylum tricornutum CCAP 1055/1 chromosome 11, complete sequence carries:
- a CDS encoding predicted protein, encoding MPPIMRKSVVGGPLLGDRENANRGKEAQSSSVTFEPLVSDVLDENKSERFVLLPNSRYVSVLSFRTGKRIGTLIPGEHADDLLIIESTALALYPQPTQTVKDIMSDSNRTSGENAFRHVLLLGCRDGTIREFQLAALLDSDAKKSVSQKLGDFYFDGPVFRPHRVFQLSEDFPVIKQLSVPKLSSGGNATDGIFVYAIVEEGPKGGTSSSSLSKIHGSVLRLFLPWPIALDVVTGSITIKDDTAVFQIDRVKHAFKKSKSYAGPLRLLSIPSRQKGANLVLVARRTSLCVYHDQVNNNRKLSPAEFTIPSSDAITAIAVSPNGKDIACGYYSGEIRVMENLLALAEEYCILKERYKTGSDESGSVSLEKPTHPSKTMVSRKLHWHAHSVSSLSYDAVNSAAEPMLYSGGEESVLITWQLSRGTYRPADVLPRIALGGIVHLLCIEQSGQANGILVYSSDNALHLFELHNRSQCWKVQGLAVSPGRAIIPSSPRMSINPQNPEKIVLASLGGAPGYIHWYDPDAQQVSKVLEVAPYNRVSRTEKGDSPMPSPSISHSHFSETGADLITVDTAPTENACVGAEQRLPDGSSVGVVTTLRFWKESTGSKPYEVVAAMTHPHGIRNRVSAVTLSCDGKYACTASADENAFRMWRQLSLETRQANENRMPSWLCECKITNPSGYSNFATGPNAMSFSKDSSILAIGYGNTITLWDHSEVTFLSSLTHLDTVGEVIQSIDFLRSRKLHDMVLSVSKSGVTLQSPFGVNGPRNLGWSWAVTKPIRSTSEITDSLYLTGADIVLLALHENESDESRVISIDALTGKQSKIYAQRISGKVVSMSANEPLSSRSNWGSKPRDLPISLFILTEGDKLLRIQQESFEVATEANMEQDFTFNLAPTLPLLGSVDAKNVKRTRTLLSRADLEEPVPKKLALDKFGSSVGELSRLASTELPKLGGAFSRAFVARHLRTPAR
- a CDS encoding predicted protein, with amino-acid sequence MDRAVEDATPAEEWSQSLNATCNRLSTQYSNLLKSASSVTALAEENKHDPRAGGGHMISAQDPPPPPLAADVALASLQCQLASENICVATSHLLTLIRTLRLSLLLMDEDTIDAEESLQAQETKRMTEQAMTKAIQLEQQLMIQRQESLNR